The following are encoded in a window of Providencia rettgeri genomic DNA:
- the glyS gene encoding glycine--tRNA ligase subunit beta: MTQQTFLVEIGTEELPPKALRSLAESFAANFTAELDGADIAHGAVTWFAAPRRLALKVADLAASQPDREIEKRGPAIAQAFGADGQPTKAAEGWARGCGITVAQAERLTTDKGEWLLYRAQMKGQAVSELLVDMVSRSLAKLPIPKLMRWADKDTQFVRPVHTVTLLLGSDVIDGEILGIKSARTIRGHRFMGEAEFTIDNAEQYPAILRERGKVIADYEERKAVIKADAEKAAQALGGKADLTESLLEEVASLVEWPVVLTAKFEEKFLEVPSEALVYTMKGDQKYFPVYDNAGNLMPNFIFVANIESSDPQQIISGNEKVVRPRLADAEFFFKTDRKQRLEDNLPRLETVLFQKQLGTLRDKTDRLEALSGWIASKIGADVNHATRAGLLAKCDLMTNMVFEFTDTQGVMGMHYARHDGESEDVALALKEQYQPRFAGDELPSTDVSAALALAEKMDTLAGIFGIGQHPKGDKDPFALRRAALGVLRIIVEKGYQLDLVEMTEEAARLYGDKLTNKDVVNDVVEFMLGRFRSWYQELGYSIDTIQAVLARRPTQPADFDARVKAVTHFRSLEEAQALAAANKRVSNILSKSDEKLSDTVLASVLKTPEEVKLATHVVVLQDKLAPMFAQRNYQDALAELASLRDVVDEFFENVMVMDEDQAVRVNRLTLLSQLRELFLKVADISLLQ; this comes from the coding sequence ATGACCCAACAGACTTTCCTTGTGGAAATCGGCACCGAAGAGTTACCGCCGAAGGCTCTTCGTTCATTAGCTGAATCATTTGCGGCAAATTTTACTGCAGAACTTGATGGTGCTGATATCGCTCACGGCGCAGTAACTTGGTTTGCTGCTCCGCGTCGTTTGGCGCTTAAAGTTGCTGATTTAGCCGCATCACAACCGGATCGCGAAATTGAAAAACGCGGTCCTGCCATTGCTCAAGCGTTTGGCGCAGACGGTCAACCTACTAAAGCAGCTGAAGGTTGGGCGCGTGGTTGTGGTATTACCGTTGCTCAAGCAGAACGTTTGACGACAGATAAAGGCGAATGGTTATTGTATCGCGCTCAGATGAAAGGCCAAGCCGTCAGCGAATTGCTGGTGGATATGGTTAGCCGCTCATTAGCGAAATTACCTATTCCTAAATTGATGCGTTGGGCAGATAAAGATACACAATTTGTGCGTCCTGTTCACACTGTAACACTGTTACTGGGTAGCGATGTCATTGATGGCGAAATTTTAGGTATCAAAAGTGCTCGTACTATTCGCGGTCATCGCTTTATGGGTGAAGCTGAGTTTACTATTGATAATGCTGAGCAATATCCAGCTATTTTACGCGAACGCGGTAAAGTAATAGCGGATTACGAAGAGCGTAAAGCGGTTATCAAAGCAGATGCAGAAAAAGCCGCACAAGCGTTGGGCGGTAAAGCAGACTTAACGGAAAGCTTATTAGAAGAAGTTGCTTCATTGGTTGAATGGCCAGTTGTATTAACAGCAAAATTTGAAGAGAAATTCTTAGAGGTTCCTTCAGAAGCGTTGGTTTATACAATGAAAGGTGACCAAAAATATTTCCCTGTTTATGATAATGCAGGCAATTTAATGCCTAATTTCATTTTCGTAGCCAATATTGAGTCTTCTGATCCGCAACAAATCATTTCTGGTAACGAAAAAGTTGTTCGTCCTCGTTTAGCCGATGCTGAGTTTTTCTTTAAAACCGACCGTAAACAACGTTTAGAAGATAATTTACCACGCTTAGAAACGGTATTGTTCCAAAAACAATTAGGGACGCTGCGTGATAAAACTGACCGTTTAGAAGCTTTATCGGGTTGGATTGCAAGTAAAATTGGTGCAGATGTCAATCATGCCACCCGTGCGGGGTTATTAGCAAAATGTGACCTTATGACCAACATGGTATTCGAATTTACCGATACACAAGGTGTCATGGGGATGCATTATGCACGTCACGATGGTGAATCAGAAGATGTTGCATTAGCGCTTAAAGAGCAGTACCAACCCCGTTTTGCGGGTGATGAACTCCCGTCTACTGATGTATCTGCTGCATTAGCACTCGCTGAAAAAATGGATACATTAGCGGGCATCTTCGGGATCGGTCAGCATCCAAAAGGGGATAAAGACCCATTTGCTTTACGCCGTGCTGCATTAGGTGTTCTGCGTATTATTGTTGAAAAAGGGTATCAGCTTGATTTAGTTGAAATGACTGAAGAAGCTGCACGTTTATACGGCGATAAGTTAACCAATAAAGACGTGGTTAATGATGTGGTTGAATTTATGTTAGGTCGCTTCCGCTCTTGGTACCAAGAGTTGGGCTACAGCATTGATACAATTCAAGCCGTATTAGCGCGTCGACCAACACAACCTGCAGACTTTGATGCACGTGTGAAAGCGGTAACTCACTTCCGTTCATTGGAAGAAGCACAGGCACTTGCAGCGGCAAATAAGCGTGTTTCGAATATTCTGAGCAAATCAGATGAAAAATTATCGGATACGGTTTTAGCATCTGTGCTGAAAACACCAGAAGAAGTGAAGCTTGCTACACATGTTGTTGTTCTGCAAGATAAGCTAGCGCCAATGTTTGCGCAAAGGAACTATCAAGACGCCCTTGCTGAGCTAGCCTCTTTGCGTGATGTTGTTGATGAATTCTTTGAAAATGTGATGGTAATGGATGAAGACCAAGCGGTTAGAGTAAACCGTTTGACGCTTTTAAGCCAGTTACGTGAGCTATTCTTAAAAGTGGCAGATATTTCGTTACTGCAATAA
- a CDS encoding ShlB/FhaC/HecB family hemolysin secretion/activation protein: protein MKTNYVNSRIVIFLLAIVMVTLPISICSAAPKYPDTHIQPSISSPCVVITLFQLAGIEKLPNITPKQVKVWQRMIEGQCIGHAELLAYADYISAEFARAGYLTSYLSYPEQSLSLGILQAEVITGTISNVLAQGGSHLFPFKTGDVLNLRHIEQGLYNLQNSVLIPYRIELVHGSHNQHGTDVIVIGKNQREWSGSLSTEYRSIKGSSSTTANHVLTLANPLRISDLLNIHYSLGYSQGNKRQSLAVSYSAPYRYWLFSLYGDYQNSQSCIDLDDIELDLQQHQKALLLNTQYILSRTENSLSSLIFGSKIQTIDTFLAGQRLMTQRRLASYSTGEFIYQRDFRQGHGEISLKYMQGNNWFGANAAQITKLKPAQIYQLSFTSGWRNPSVYYQNGLDIQLSRAEVDSMLERGSFIGQHGVQGFLSTERVEMGDNSLKLHNEFSWDIPWKRVQLYSSIGLGTTSNDRATFWRKNMLVGCKFGVRGAVGAVAYHVFFEAPLWQVNQVVANTLHSGFQLSINY from the coding sequence ATGAAAACCAACTACGTTAACTCACGCATTGTTATCTTTTTATTAGCCATAGTGATGGTCACTTTACCGATATCAATATGCAGTGCAGCACCTAAATATCCGGATACTCATATACAACCCTCTATCTCATCTCCTTGTGTGGTCATTACACTTTTTCAGTTAGCGGGTATCGAAAAACTGCCTAATATAACGCCGAAACAGGTTAAGGTTTGGCAACGAATGATTGAAGGGCAATGTATTGGTCATGCAGAGTTGCTTGCTTATGCTGATTATATTAGCGCAGAGTTCGCTAGGGCTGGCTATTTAACCTCTTATCTATCTTATCCGGAACAATCATTGTCATTAGGTATTTTGCAGGCAGAAGTCATTACGGGAACCATTTCAAACGTCCTCGCGCAAGGAGGATCTCATCTATTTCCATTTAAAACAGGTGATGTTCTCAACCTGCGTCATATTGAGCAAGGCTTGTACAATCTGCAAAACTCGGTTTTGATTCCATATCGTATAGAGCTAGTGCATGGCTCACATAATCAGCATGGGACTGACGTTATTGTTATTGGAAAAAACCAGCGTGAATGGAGTGGTTCGTTATCAACGGAATATCGTTCTATTAAAGGAAGTAGCAGCACAACTGCTAATCATGTCCTAACTTTGGCTAATCCATTGCGAATTAGTGATTTGCTCAATATTCATTATTCTTTAGGTTACTCGCAGGGAAATAAGCGACAAAGCCTTGCAGTTAGTTATTCAGCCCCTTATCGGTACTGGTTATTTTCTCTCTATGGCGATTATCAAAATAGCCAATCATGTATAGATCTTGATGATATTGAGCTGGATTTACAACAACATCAAAAAGCCTTATTACTCAATACACAATATATATTAAGTCGTACAGAAAATTCGCTGTCATCACTGATTTTCGGCTCGAAAATTCAAACGATTGATACATTTTTAGCCGGGCAGCGGCTGATGACACAAAGGCGGTTAGCAAGTTATTCGACTGGGGAATTTATTTATCAGAGAGATTTTCGACAAGGTCATGGGGAGATCTCTTTGAAATATATGCAAGGAAATAATTGGTTTGGGGCGAATGCCGCGCAAATTACCAAGCTAAAGCCGGCTCAAATCTACCAATTATCTTTCACATCAGGCTGGAGAAACCCATCTGTTTATTATCAGAATGGTTTAGATATTCAATTGAGCCGCGCTGAAGTTGACAGCATGTTAGAACGAGGCTCTTTTATTGGGCAACATGGCGTACAGGGCTTTTTAAGTACAGAGCGTGTGGAGATGGGAGACAATAGTTTAAAGCTACACAATGAATTCAGTTGGGATATACCGTGGAAACGAGTCCAGTTATATAGCTCTATTGGGCTGGGAACAACGTCAAATGATAGAGCAACATTTTGGCGAAAGAACATGCTAGTCGGTTGCAAGTTTGGTGTAAGGGGGGCGGTCGGTGCGGTAGCTTATCATGTTTTCTTTGAAGCACCACTTTGGCAGGTTAATCAAGTTGTTGCTAATACACTTCACTCAGGCTTTCAACTTAGTATTAATTATTAA